GTAGGCACCCACCAGACCGGCCACGGCGGCGTTGATGTGCACCACGGTGCCGCCCGCGAAGTCCAGCGCGCCATCGGCACCCAGCAGACCGCCGCCCCACACCATGTGGGCCATGGGGATGTAGCTGAAGGTGAACCACAGCACGGAGAACACGATCACGGCCGCGAACTTGATGCGCTCGGCAAATGCACCCACGATCAGCGCCACGGTGATGGCGGCGAAGGTGGACTGGAAGGCCACGAACACATATTCGGGGATGGTCTTGAGCATGGACGACAGCGTGTCAGGCGTGATCCCCATGAGGAACAGCTTGTCGAAGCCGGCGAAGAACTTGCCCTCGCCACCAAAGGCCAGCGAGTAGCCGTAGATGGCCCACAGCACGGTGATCAGCGAAAAGATCACGAAGACCTGGGCCAGCACGGACAGCATGTTCTTGCTGCGCACCAGGCCGCCGTAGAACAGCGCCAGGCCGGGGATGACCATCAGGATCACCAGCATGGTCGAGGTCAGCATCCAGGCGGTGTCACCGGCGCTCAGGGTGGGAACGGCCTCGGCCGCTGCTTCGGCCACAGGCGCTGCGGCGGCGGCAGCCGTTGCAGCTTCCTGGGCAAAGCCTGTGGCACTTGCAGCCAGCAGGCCCAGTCCCAGGCCTGCGCTCAATAATTTCTTGATCATGGCAATCTTTCTCAAAACGGTTCCAGAGAGACTGGGCCTTTACAGGGCCGCGTCGCCGGTTTCTCCTGTACGGATACGGATCGACTGCTCCAGCGTCTGCACAAAGATCTTGCCGTCGCCGATCTTGCCGGTGCGGGCTGCGCCCTCGATGGCGTCGATGGCGGCATCGACCAGATCGTCGGCAATCGCGGCCTCGATCTTGAGCTTGGGCAGAAAGTCCACCACATACTCGGCACCGCGGTACAGCTCGGTGTGACCCTTTTGACGACCAAAGCCCTTGACTTCGGTCACGGTGATGCCTTGGACACCGATTTGGGAAAGCGCTTCACGCACTTCGTCGAGCTTGAAGGGTTTGATGATGGCGATCACCATTTTCATGACGGGCTCCTGAAAAATTAGAAAGTCTTGGAGAGCGTCAGAATCAGACGCGCCTTGTTCACATCGCCGAAGTAGGCCTTCTTGTTGGCGCCGGTCACCGCTGCACCAGCAGAGAAGCCGTCGCCCAGGTCATAGGCACCACCCAAGCTGTAGTCCACATAGTTGGGAACGCCCAGGTCCTTGATGTCGCTGGAAAAATGGGTGTAACCAACTGATGCTTTCAGTGTCACCTTGGGCATCACTTCCTGGCTGTAGGAGAACTGCAGATATCCGGTGTTGCGGCCCTTGAGACCCGAACCCGCCTTGGCGCCGGCCCAGCCGAAGTAGTCCTTGGACACCGTGTGCGAATACTTGGCAGTGAACGGGCCGTAGGTGCCGGAGCCGTAGATCTCGGTGGTGTTGCCGTTGGCATTGCCCGAGTACACATAGGTCAGCATGCCCACGTCCCAGTCCACATCGGCTGCCTTGAACTTGTAGCCGCCGTAGAAGTCGGTTTCCAGCGAGTTGCCGGGCAGCCAGTCCACGGAGGAGTTCCAGTTGCCCACGTAGAAGCCGCTGTCGCCGAACGTGTAGTCAAAACCACCTTGCAGCGCGGGCTTCACGGCCTTGGTGCGGCTGGCGTCCTGGTCCTGACCGCGGAACTTGTAGTTGGTGGTCAGGGCAACGTTGGCGGAGAGCTGGGCATGGGCCCACATGGGGGCGACAACGGCGCAGGTCAGGGCGGCAGTCTTGGCGAAAGTCTTGAAACGGCTTGCAGCGGGACTAGGCATTCAGGGTTCCTCCGGTTTGAAAATTTCGTGGCAAAAATCTCGGATGAACTTTCAAAGCACAGACCGTGCCAGTCTCTGCGGCGACTGCGGCACGGTGCGCTGCCCAAGGCCCTGAAACAGGCACCGGACCATAGCTGCCCAGTACAAAAAGCTACGAGTTTTCACAATCACTGAGCGCAACTTTCGCCACCTGGGTGCTGGCCGAAATTGATTGCACCAAGATGGTGCGTTTTTGCGATGCACCGCCATGGCTCTGCTTTTCCCCGGCTTCTTGCACCAATCAGGGGATTTGAGAGTGAGTGCGCGCTCTTTATCTGGGCGCAGGCAAAGAAAAAGCCCATCGGCTGGGCGATGGGCTTGGGGGGAGGCAGCAATTCAGAAGCTGGCCTGGGGCAGGTCTGCCTTGGTGAACACCAGCGAGACCTTGGCTTCCTGCGGAATGGGCGGCAAGTCCTGATTCCAGTGCTGCCAGGCGCTGCGCAGCTCGGCCAGCTTCTGGGGCTCACGATCACGCAGATTGGCGCGCTCGCGCGGGTCGTTGCCGATGTGGAACAGGTATTCGATGCCCTCGATCTGCAGGTATTTCCAGTCGCCGCGTATCAAGGCCTTTTGCTCGCGGTGCTTCATGCGCCAGGCCAGGTCGCGCTTGGGCATCCAGCTTTGATCCTGCATCAGCGGCAGCAGGCTGATGCCATCCAGCGGATAGTCGGCATGCGCGGCCACGCCGGCGGCGGCCAAAAAGGTCGCCGACCAGTCCATGCTCAGGCTGGGCGTGTCGCAGACGGCTCCGGCCGTCATGCGCGCCGGCCAGCGTGCCAGCAAAGGCACGCGGATGCCGCCCTCGAGCAGGTCCATCTTCTGGCCCACGAAGGGCCAGGTATTGGAGAAGCGCTCGCCGCCGTTGTCGCTGGTGAAGACGATGAGCGTGTTCTCGCTCATGCCTTTTTCCTCCAGCGCATCCAGCAGCCAGCCAATGCCTTCGTCCATGTGATGGATCATGCGCTGATAGGTGTCTATGGAGCCGCCGTCTATGTGCTTGCCCATGCCTTGCAGGCGTTCGGACTCGGCGCGGTCCTCGCGCGTCAGCCAGGGCCAGTGCGGCGCGCTGTAGTGAAGCGAGAGGTAGAAGGGCTGCTCGGCCGTCTGGCGCTTGACGAAGTCCACGGCGCGGCGGCTCAGCAGATCGGTCAGGTAGCCGTCTTCGGTGTGCGGCTCCTCGTTGCGCCAGAAGTCGGGGCGCCCGCGCGGATCGCAGTGGGCGAAGTAGTCGGCGCCGCCCGCGTGAAAGCCGTAGAACTCCTCGTAGCCGGACAGGCGCGGGCCGAAATGCGGGGGGTAGCCCAGATGCCATTTGCCGACCAGGGCCGTGGCATAGCCGGCATCGCGCAGCAGCGAGGCCACCGTGGGGTGATCGGGCGGCAGGCCCAGCACCTTGTCGCCATGCACGCTGGCGATGGGTTCCTCGGCCGCACCGCGCAGGCGGTACTGCCAGCGGCCCGTGGCCAGCGCAAAGCGCGTGGGCGAGCACACCGACGAGTTGGAGTAGCCGCGCGTGAAGCGCAGGCCCTGGGCCGCCATGGCATCCAGGCGCGGCGAGACGTCGGTGGCGTTGTTGTGTGCATCGCGCGCACCGGTGCAGCCCAGGTCGGCATAGCCGAGGTCATCGGCCAGGATGAAGATCAGGTTGGGGCGGGAGTCGGTCATGAGAGGGCGGGGAATATTCAAAAACAGGAGCTTCTATCGCCTGTTATGAAAGGATTCTGAATAGATTTGATGCTGAAAATGTTTGGTAGCAAGCGATAGATGCTCCTCAAATATCAGGGCTTGAAGCCCGAGCGCTGTACGACCGGCGCCCATTGCGCGCGGTAGGCCTTGAGCATTTTTTCCGTCTCCTGCGCGCTGCTGACCACAGGCACCAGGTTGGAGGCGGCGAACCTGTGCTGCGTGTCGGCTTCCTTCATCACCTCCTGCACCAGCTGGGACAGTCGCTGCACCGTGGCCGGCGCCATGCTCTGCGGCGCGAACAAGGTGTTCCAGCCCGTGCCCACCAGATTCACGCCCAGCTCCTTGAGTGTGGGAATGCCGGGCGCCATGGCGCTGCGGCGCTCGCCCGAGGTGGCCAGCACGCGCAGCTTGCCCGCTTCGTGCTGGGCGATCTGGGTGTCGAAAGTGTCCACGGCAATGGGGATCTGCCCGCCCATCAGGTCGGTGAGCAGCGGGCCCGAGCCCTTGTAGCCTACGACCTCGACCGGCACCTTGGCGGCCTCGCCCAGCATCAGTGCGAAAAAGTGCGGCAGGCTGCCCGTGGCCGGCACGCCGAAATTGGCCTGCTGTGGATTGGCCTTGAGCCAGGCCAGCAGGTGCGGCAGCTCCTTCACGGGCACGGCACTGGCCACGGCCAGACCGAACTCGTAGCGGTTGACCTCGCTGATGGGGCGGAAGTCCTTGTCCGGCTCGTAGCCCGAGTCCGGAAACACCAGCGGCGCCACCACCATCACGGCGGGATTGGCCAGCAAAATGGCGGGCTGGGAGGCCGGCGCATTCTTTACGTACTGGGCCGACAGACGGCCGCCTGCGCCGGGCTTGTTTTCCACGATGACCGGGCTGCCCAGTCTGGCCTGCAGCCGGTCGGCCACGATGCGCGCCACGCGGTCGGTGGCGCCGCCGGGCGGATAGCCGACCACCATGCGCAGCGGTGTCTTGTTGGGAAACAGGGCATGGCTGTCCTGGGCCTGCAGCGCGCCGCTGCCCAGCAATCCTGCGCTCAGGCCGAGCCCCGCAGCGAGCTTGCCGAAGATTCTTCTTTGCATCGTCATGTCTCTCCTGGTCTGTGATCCGAGCCGAGGGCTCGCGCCATTTCTGCTTGAAAGCGGGCAGTGTAAGTGCGTGCCGGCACTGGCCTGAAGCGCTCAGATGGCAGGCGCCAGGGCCTGCGGCCTTGGCCTCAATCGGGTTTCAGATTGATCTTGCGGGCCAGCGCTTCCCATTTGGCCGAGATCTCGCGCACCCTGGCCTGGGCCTGCTCGGGGCTGCTGCCCACCATCTCGATATCCACGGCCTTCACCCGCTCCTGCTGCTGCGGCGAGCGGATGGCGGCATCCATGGCGGCGAGAAAGCGCTT
This window of the Comamonas testosteroni genome carries:
- a CDS encoding ammonium transporter; translated protein: MIKKLLSAGLGLGLLAASATGFAQEAATAAAAAAPVAEAAAEAVPTLSAGDTAWMLTSTMLVILMVIPGLALFYGGLVRSKNMLSVLAQVFVIFSLITVLWAIYGYSLAFGGEGKFFAGFDKLFLMGITPDTLSSMLKTIPEYVFVAFQSTFAAITVALIVGAFAERIKFAAVIVFSVLWFTFSYIPMAHMVWGGGLLGADGALDFAGGTVVHINAAVAGLVGAYMLGKRIGFGKEALPPHSLTLTMVGASLLWVGWFGFNAGSAGAANGIAGLAFINTILATGAAAISWIVAEALLRGKASMLGAASGAVAGLVTITPAAGFVGPMGSIVMGIIAGPLCFWGVSGLKHMLKVDDVCDVFGVHGVGGILGAILTGVFCAKGLGGIEPEGYNMAHQLWVQVESVLVTIVWSGVVSYVAYKIADLTVGLRVSEESERQGLDITSHGEVAYTR
- a CDS encoding sulfatase family protein; this encodes MTDSRPNLIFILADDLGYADLGCTGARDAHNNATDVSPRLDAMAAQGLRFTRGYSNSSVCSPTRFALATGRWQYRLRGAAEEPIASVHGDKVLGLPPDHPTVASLLRDAGYATALVGKWHLGYPPHFGPRLSGYEEFYGFHAGGADYFAHCDPRGRPDFWRNEEPHTEDGYLTDLLSRRAVDFVKRQTAEQPFYLSLHYSAPHWPWLTREDRAESERLQGMGKHIDGGSIDTYQRMIHHMDEGIGWLLDALEEKGMSENTLIVFTSDNGGERFSNTWPFVGQKMDLLEGGIRVPLLARWPARMTAGAVCDTPSLSMDWSATFLAAAGVAAHADYPLDGISLLPLMQDQSWMPKRDLAWRMKHREQKALIRGDWKYLQIEGIEYLFHIGNDPRERANLRDREPQKLAELRSAWQHWNQDLPPIPQEAKVSLVFTKADLPQASF
- a CDS encoding TorF family putative porin; translation: MPSPAASRFKTFAKTAALTCAVVAPMWAHAQLSANVALTTNYKFRGQDQDASRTKAVKPALQGGFDYTFGDSGFYVGNWNSSVDWLPGNSLETDFYGGYKFKAADVDWDVGMLTYVYSGNANGNTTEIYGSGTYGPFTAKYSHTVSKDYFGWAGAKAGSGLKGRNTGYLQFSYSQEVMPKVTLKASVGYTHFSSDIKDLGVPNYVDYSLGGAYDLGDGFSAGAAVTGANKKAYFGDVNKARLILTLSKTF
- a CDS encoding Bug family tripartite tricarboxylate transporter substrate binding protein; translated protein: MQRRIFGKLAAGLGLSAGLLGSGALQAQDSHALFPNKTPLRMVVGYPPGGATDRVARIVADRLQARLGSPVIVENKPGAGGRLSAQYVKNAPASQPAILLANPAVMVVAPLVFPDSGYEPDKDFRPISEVNRYEFGLAVASAVPVKELPHLLAWLKANPQQANFGVPATGSLPHFFALMLGEAAKVPVEVVGYKGSGPLLTDLMGGQIPIAVDTFDTQIAQHEAGKLRVLATSGERRSAMAPGIPTLKELGVNLVGTGWNTLFAPQSMAPATVQRLSQLVQEVMKEADTQHRFAASNLVPVVSSAQETEKMLKAYRAQWAPVVQRSGFKP
- the glnK gene encoding P-II family nitrogen regulator, translating into MKMVIAIIKPFKLDEVREALSQIGVQGITVTEVKGFGRQKGHTELYRGAEYVVDFLPKLKIEAAIADDLVDAAIDAIEGAARTGKIGDGKIFVQTLEQSIRIRTGETGDAAL